The Candidatus Desulfofervidus auxilii DNA segment ATAGAAATTTGGCATCCTTGTAAACATCGGGTGGTCTTTGCACCCTTTCGCATCTTCCTGGGCAAAGACGATGCCACTGAATACAAACAGTAAAACGCCAATAAGGGATACTATCCTTTTGAAACTATTCATATCCTATACCTCCTGATTTGTTTAATCACCCCAACGTCCAAATTCAGCGGCCTGCCATAAGGCGGGTCCGCTGGAATAATTTGTTATGCTGTTTCTTTTTCTTGTCTTATCTTCTCAGAAATCCATAAGTTTATCAATGTCTCAGGGGATATACCCCGTTTTCTGGCAAGTTCTAAAATATAATCTGATAACTCGCTATCAATAGGATAATATATCCGCTGTGTCTGTATATCTACTTCAAACTTTGCTGGTTTTGTCTGATCCCAAAACTCAGATAAATCATGAGTATTCCAAAATTCTCCAATCTCTTGATATGAAGATTTCTTTGAAATTGATGTCTTATTTTGGCTCATAAAATTTCCTCCTTATCCGCTGGATTAGGTTGTTAGGCAACTTACCATCCTGCTGAACCTTCATCTACTTCACACTCAACAGACATTTTTTGGATAAATGTGTTATTTTGCATTCGAATATTAGCTCCACCTTGAATATTAATTCCTCTGGCTTCAGAACCAACTAAACTTCGATAATATTTTTCCGCAGCATCTCGAAAACACTCATAATTAAAAGGCCCGCTATATCCTTCAGGGCGTCCAACTTCTATAGGACCCGTTTCGTAACTGCTTCCAACTGCCTGCTTTATGTCAGCATGCAAATCAAATTTCCTATCGCCAATCTGCAAGGTAAAGAATATTCTTGAAACCATGTGTTCATCATCACTACCATAATCCTGAGAATTTTGAATGCACTTATAAAATGTTATTTTTGCTGTTCCCATTTAAGCCCCCTTTGATGTGAAAAATTGAGTTATATATTTTTTTCATTTCTAACGGCCAAGCTCAGCGTCGAGCTGTATAGCCCGTCCGCTGGAGTGGTTTGTTAGCTGAAGATTCTTTTTCCATTCGAGCAATTAGTCTCACCAACATGCTCTACCTTTTAATACAGGTCTTATACTTTCTATCACAGTAAAATCCTATGGGACAATCGGTGTCGAAATCGCAGTCGCCTTCATATTTAGGATAAACACTGTCAAGGCGCGGCAAATCATATTGTTGAACTCCAAACTCATCGACTGATTTCATGCACACGCCAGTCGTTTCGTACGGAGCCTTGACGCACCTATACCCAATGCCGCAATCAAAATCAGAAAAACAATCACTCCAAGCGTATACTGGTGCCCCCAAGAAAATGATAAGCAGAACAATCCCAAATAGCTTCTTTTCCATGGTGCCCTCCTTTTCTCGCTGTAACTTGCACAGCTAACAGCCAAGCTCACCTGCCGCTGTGGAGCGATTTGTTAGCTGCTTGCCTAAATTTAACACAATATTCCATATTTAGAACTTGCGTCCAATGCTTTTAGCTTTGTCAAATAACTTTTGAGCAATTTTTGGGTTTTTCTTAGTACCAGGTTTGACCACCTTACCAATAATTTTGTAGCCCCCATAATGTAATACCTTGCGGACAGCTCTAATGGCCCCACGACTCTCGGCAGCAATAAAATTGAATGGCCAGGGAGTAGTACAGGCAGTGATAATAGCCGCTGGCTTTCCTTTGTGTCGAGGAATTGGGAAACCATTGGCTTTTTCACCCATAAATACAGGCACATTTCTGTCGAATAAAAGCTTGAGTTGTGAACTCATGTTTCCCCAATGGGTCGGCGTGCCTACTATCAGACCGCCAGCATCCTTAATCTTCCGTCCAATGATATGGGCATCGTCCTCCGTCTGGACACATTCACCATCTGGCCTGCACTTCATACACGCTATGCAAGGTTTCATTTTGAGATCATATACATCGATCCATTCTACTTCATGGTTTTTGTTGATACCTTCGACAACTGCTTTTAAAAGTGTAGCCACGGTGCCTTTCTTCCGAGGACTACCATTAAGAATCAGTATCTTCATTTTTGAACGCTCCTTTTTCTAAATTCTTACAGCTAACGACCAAGCTCACCTGACACTATGAAGCACAGCGGAATACTTGTCTGCCACCGGGCAGAGCGGTCAGATGCAGCGCCTTGTTATGCTATTTCTGATTTTTCTTTTAATATCTTTTTTCGTTGTTCTTTTAAGTAATTAGTAAATATTTCTATTGCTGGAAATGCTTTTTCTCCTCCTGCAGCAATTCTAAATTTTTTCAATGCTTCATGCCCTTGCTCTGGTGAAAAAAGATACGAGAACTGATGTTCAATTATCTCTCTATCTACGATACTGTATTGCCAAGCAACTAATATAGACTCAAGCATGTTTAAATAAGATATTACATACCAACGTAATTTTGATACACTGTCTCCTGATAGTATTATGAAATCGTTTTCTTCATTTAAGTCATCATCATTTAAAGATAATATTTTCTTTAATGATTTGAGATGTTTTTTTGATATTCTTACATCTTCTTGATTAAATAAATTTCTACTTTGTTCATCATCCAAGCTTTCTACAATTTTTCTTGCTAATGATGTATTTTCTTTTAAATTCTTGGTCCAATCCAATAACAGCTCAACAGATTTTTCTCTTCTAGACCTCTCATGGTCTGTCTTAAGTTGTTTGCGTGCCAACCAGATCTGAATAAAAACTCCAATTACTGCTAGACTCCCAAATATAGTGGCTAACTGAGATATTTCTTGCAATGTTATAGGCATTCTACCCCTCTATTGCATAACGACTAAGCTCACTGGCCGCTATGGAGCGCCAGCGGAATAGCGGTCCAGTGCAGCGCTTTGTTCGCTTCTTATTGTTTATTTGTGATAAGTTCAGCAAGTTGATATAACTTAATCTCAACAGGTATCGGAAAATCACTTAACATTTCTTTCATTTTACTTTCCATTAACTTGGCCTCATCTGGGTGCAGCTCATGGGCAATTGCAAGTATTAACTTAGCATTCTGACGCATGCTATCTGGCATATTGACGATAGCATCTTTTAATCTCATAAGCGTTTGTTTTATAACATGATGATAAGCACGCTTGTTACTAATATATTTTACTTCCACAAGTACAGGACCTCGCTTGTCTTCAAAAACAGCATCAAAGATAAATCTGCTATTTTTTAGTGCCACCTCACGACGTGCAGGTAGCTGTAACTCTTGCGATAATCTTTCAATGACCAAGCTTTCTGCCAAAATATACCTACTACGTGGATTCTCAGTTAAAACTTTGAAAATATAGTTTTGATCATAATAATTGGATAGTCCTTTTTCGCGTGACAATGACAATTCTCTAATATCTTTAGGTACTTTTTTACTCTCTTCTTCAATTGTTGTTTCCTTAATCTCTTCATCTAATTTTTCTTTACGCTCTACAGTTGATGAAGGTCTAAATAGGTCCATATAATTATTCTCGTCTCGAAAATCTGAAGGAGCATAAAGAACTTTAGGATTAAAGTTTAATGTTATGAAAAATAGTACAACTAAAAGAATTGGGAAAATAATTAAAAACCAAATATAAGTATTTTGATTAGCTTCAGAAACAAAAGGGAGAACAGCAGTCCCTGCAACCTCTGCTAAACCTGCAAAGATTGAAATTACGGTTAGAGGATTTTTTATTATTGTATTTTCTTTCATGTTATTTAAAAAGCTAACCATATATTCTACTCCTTAAAAGCCACATTACTATCCCTCATAATTTCTGTCAACAAAAACTTTTAATTAATCTATCTTTTTCTCTCTTAGGCAGTATAATATTTCATATATTTAAAATAAATGTGCGTTAGAAAGAATTTAATGATTTTTAGATAGCCTAACACCCGAAATCAGTTGCCTAACGGAGCGCCGAAGGCGCGGAGTTAGGTCACTTGGCTTGTTATAAGTTTTATGATTTTATTATAGTCCATATACCTATAATAATAAATCCTATTCCTGCTATCCATGAAAGAATTTTTGGGTTAATTATATTTTGCAACGGCATTCCCTATCAAGACAGCGATTCCTGTGGCGACAATTAGCGCCAGCGCTGCCGCGCAGAATATAATTATTTTTGAATTTTCTTTATTTGTCGTGAATAGGAGCGTGGCTAATTGTGTTTTATCTCCAAGCTCTGCAAACAAGACAGTGGTAAATATTGTTAGGAATATTTTAAAAGTCATTTTATCAATTTTTTCTTCTCATAACGCCAAGGCTCAGCCGATGCTGAAAGCGGTCGGCTGCAGCGACTTGTTAGACCCTTTATGCACTCTTTCCCCCTGAGTGCTCATAGAGATTATTCCATTATAATATTTGCAGCTTGCCATATAACTGACCCGTCACTTATAATGGCATCCCCACCGTTTCCTCTAAAGACGCATCCTACAACGCTTGTATATGCAGATTTATCTTCTGTAGATGCAACATAAATACCACCATTCTGATTGTTCAAGATTTGGCAACCGGAAAACATAATATCATGGACTCCATTACCTGATTCATCATGCGACAAGAATGCGGCATAGCTACCAGAATTCTTGATAACACAATTATTGAATCGGACTTGTTTTGAATATCGGATAAATATACCCACATCGCCATTTGAATCTGCGATACAGTCTGAGAAAATGCTATCCCGCAAATTATTGTCAAGGCTTATCGCAGCATTGTTATTTGAGATCATAGAACAGCTATTCGTGTATATTCTCTCGCTGTCATAATAAGCTACACCGTCAAAAAAGTTATTGTTAAATGATGAATTGATGATGTGGATGTCCGATGAACCCCAGCTAACAACCAAACCGCCAGACCTGGCATCATGGACTACCACATTTTCTATGGTCAAACGTCGAACACTCCTTACGTCAATACAATTGTTCCTAATCCATGGACGGTCCTGTTCAACCTCCCGATCTTGATTGGCTTTGTTGCCATCAATCTCAACACCATTACCGGAGATGTAAATGTTCTCAATTGTGGTAGTCGGTGTTTGTTCCTGGCTTCCAATCGCTATTACTGGTTTATTTATATGATCTGCAAGAACAACTTTGGTTCCAGGCTCGACGATGATAGATACATTAGATTGGTTAATGCGAAAGGTATCATAAAGTATGTACGTATTGGCTTTTACGTTTATGGTAAGCTTTGTAAACTTTCCAGAATTGATTATCTTCTCAACTTTTATTAGATCGCTGGTGTTTCTAACGGTTTGCTGGATGTTTATTGCAGAAGTTGCCAGCGCATTTGTCTTTTGTAACATCCAAAATAATAGTATGGGAAAAATTAAAGCAAATAACTTTTTCATAGCTTGACCTCCTTCTATCTTTTACGGCAATGGAGCCTAACGACCAAGCTCACCTGCCGCTATAAAGCGTCAGCGGAATAGCGGTCAGGTGGAGCGCCTTGTTAGGCAGATATTTGATGGATACTAATAGTCATAAATGTTGTATCCCCCGAGGCCATCAGGGCGTATAGTTGTTGACTCTCCAGTCCCATAATCGTATGTACGGTAACCACCAAGACCATCGGGACGAGTTGTCCACGAATCCCCACTACCATAATCGTAACCTCGATAGCCACCTAAACCATCTGGTCGTATCGTCCAAGAAGAGCCTGTGCCATAATCATAACCCCTATAACCTCCAAGACCATCTGGACGAATAGTCATTGAGTTTCCAGTTCCATAATCATATACACGGTATCCACCAAGACCATCAGGGCGTACGGTCATCGTATTCCCTGTATTGTAATCATAAATACGGTACCCTCCGAGCCCATCTGGACGGATTGATGCGTCACCAGCGTGAGTAGTAACTATTCCTACAAACAAGATTATCGCTATAGCATTAAGAGTTACGAACATTTGTCTCATGGCGCCCTCCTTTCATTTGCCTAACGCCTTGCCGATCAGCGGCGGCCGAAGGCCATCCGCTGCATCGGCTTGTTATCAGCCCTCACTTGGTTCGTCCGTCCATGGCGTCTCTGCCTGTAGCTTCTGCCACTCCTGTGACGACGTGCCCACCATCCGAATGGCCTTGCGTGTCAAGCCGTACTCCGCGAGGAGGTTGGCAAGATGGAAGGGGTCACATCCTGAACAGTTGACGGGCCTCACGTAGACATCATAGTTTAGGAGGATCTGCTGCCTGAGTTTCTGCTCCCGCACCTCGATCCCTCCAATAATCGATCTGCGAGCGCCGACGTAGCCGGGTCGGTCTTTGAGCGGGTGAAACTGCTCGCCAAACGAAACTGGAAGACCGTTCTGCATTTCTCGAATTCGACACCGAATCGGATTCTCCTGTTCTGCGATGACCTCGATCTCCAGTAGAAGTGAATCTGTGGTCTCGCCTGATGGGTCATCCTCCAACGCTGCGCCCAAATGGTCGGAACGTGAGGCTACCAGTTGTTGTCGTTTTCGCTCCGTGATGACTTCGCCGATAACTGCATCAAGCACTGTCACGGGGCAGTCGGGATCAGCAAACGGTTCAGTTTCGGGGTACGAAACGACTACGATGGGAAGGTCAGAAGACTCGCACGCACCTATCTTCGCATCAAGTTTGAGCTTTCGGTGCTGGTCTCCCGTTTGCAGGACCTGACAGTACTCGCCGTCCCGTGAGAACCCGTGACTAAGGCCATCGAACTCGACTACCAAGATGGGAGATCCACTGCGATCACAGACAACGAAGTCGAACTCGGTCTTGAGCAGGTACTCCTTGGCTCTGTCGCTAATGGACAGGGTCCGAAGTCTATCGTACCCAAGAGCTTTCCGAACAGGGATGTGCGGATACACGTCGAGGAATCTCGACCAGCGTGTTCGTATGGTCGAGTACGCTCGTCTTTCACTTTCGCTGTCGAATATCGTGGACATCGACAGGCTCACCTCCACGCGATAACGACTTGGGTCACTTGCCGCTGTGAAGCGCCAGCGGAACAGCGGTCAGGTGGAGCGAATTGTTATATGTTCGATTTTATCCTTTTCCATACTTACTCTTAAGTTATCTTCTTTGTAGTTGCTGTCAAAAGAATATTCTTCTTTTCGAGTATAATTTATCTTTATATCTTTGTAAATGCTATCAAGTGCAAAGCTCCACTTGCTTTCGTCAAAATTAATAGAATATGATTCTATTTTCATCAGATATCTCCTTTCGGGTTTAATTTTACATCAAAATAATGCTTTCTTTTGATCCATTTGAAGCCTTCATGTTTTGTTATAGCTGCTATTTCTATAGGACCTCCAACAGTGGGGGCTCCCGGTGCAAATTTAGAAAACTTTACAGTTGTTTCAACCAAAAATTCTGCAAGGTCAATAGCATCCTGAATTGGCATTGGAGGAGTAACCATAGGAACCGTCAATTTTGTTCGGCATAATTGCATAATTTCATCTATTTTATTATCTTCAAGACCAGATTCTTTAAGAATTCGAGGCATTGCAGTGCCAAAGCCAAGGTATAGTCTAGTTATGGCCTCAGGTTCTCCATTCCATGTAATTCCAACTTTTTCTCTCTTCCTTAATAAATAAGGACCTTTACATTGTCCATTCAAAATGTCAATCTTCCATTCTTCAGCTAATGTTTCACCAGAGGAATAACCAACTATCATAAAGCCTAGATTGGGTTTGTCTTTCCACGATTGAAATTCGTTTACATAATTAATATCGAAAATAAATTTCTTAAATTTGTTAGCTACATCTTCTATCGTGTAATTGTTTATTTCTATTTTCCATTCTTCATCTAAAGTAATGAGCTTTCTAAAATCTTTTACAAGGGTAGAGATGGAAGCATGCCCAATACTACCAGACCCCCAAGTAATTGCACCTATTGGTAATCCTTTTCTTAAATTAAAGATCTTATTAGCCTTATCATATATATTAATCACTCCTACACCATGTGGGGTTTGGGCCATTATAGTAGAAGCACTATCAGCCGCTAGAACAATACCATCATTTACTTTCATTGATATAGCAATTGTCATTCTTTACTCCTTTTTGTTTTTACATATAACCATATATTCTACTCCCTAAAAGCCATATTACTATCCCTCATAATTTCTGTCAACAAAAACTCTTAATTAATCTATCTTTTTCTCTCTTAGGCAGTATAATATTTCATATATTTAAAATAAATGTGCGTTAGAAAGAATTTAATGATTTTTAGATAGCCTAAAAATAAAAAGTTTAAGTCTCCTAAAATGCAAAATCTCTTGCCAAATTAATCAGATTAGACTACTATGTATTTGCCATGGCAAAACATCATTCACATCAGCAAACCAAATCCAGACTTCTGGATCAAGTCCATAATGTCCTGAGGCTAAAGCATTACAGCTACCGCACAGAAGAGGCTTATGTGCAGTGGATTAAAAGGTTTATTGTTTTTAACGGTAAACGCCATCCCGAGGAAATGGGAGAAAAGGAGGTAAGTCAATTTCTCACCTGGCTAGCAACAAAAAAGAAGGTAGCTGCCTCTACTCAAAATCAGGCCCTTTGCGCCTTGCTTTTTCTTTATAAAAAAGTGCTGAAAAAAGATTTTGGTTGGCTGGATGATGTTGAAAGGGCCAAAAAACCCTCCAGATTGCCGGTTGTGTTTACCCGTGAGGAGATCAGAGCCATTTTAGCCCGTCTGGATGGTTCTAAATGGATTATGGCCAATTTACTTTATGGCTCAGGGCTCAGATTAATGGAGTGTCTCAGGCTGCGGGTAAAGGACATAGAGTTTGATTATAGCCAAATAATTGTAAGAGATGCTAAGGGAAGTAAGGATAGAGTGACTATTTTACCAGAGAAACTTAAAGAACCTCTTAAAAGACATCTTGAGAAGGTAAAAGTGCTTCATGAACAGGATTTAAAAGAAGGTTTTGGCCGGGTATATCTTCCCTTTGCTTTGGCCAGAAAGTATCCCAATGCTGAAAAGGAATGGGGCTGGCAATATGTTTTCCCTTCTAAGAAGCGGTCTATAGACCCACGTTCGGGTATAGAACGAAGACATCATGTGGATGCCAGTGTTTTACAAAGGGCCATAAAGTATGCCATCCGTGAGGCAAAAATTGCCAAACCAGGTAACTGCCACACTTTCCGTCATAGTTTTGCTGCCCATCTTCTGGAAAATGGCTATGATATCAGAACTGTTCAGGAACTTCTGGGTCACAAGGATGTGAAAACTACCATGATTTATACTCATGTTATCAAAAAAGGGGGGCGAGGAGTCCAAAGCCCCCTGGATGTACTTTTGTAAAAACCACCTCTGATAAGCTTCTCATCTATTTCTATCATTCTTGCCCCATTAGATAGTAAAGATGGTAAAAATTATGACTTTCTTGGAGTAGAAAGGTGTTGGGGTCTAAATTAAAATTTGTCAAAGCCTTTATCTTCGGCTCTTTAAACATCAAAAGAAGCTCCTGCAAAAGTCCTAAAACCTGTCTGCGAGCGGAGAGGTTAGAATAAAAAATCAATGGCGGATTTTTGTGTTTTTTAGTGTATTGACATTTTTTTCTAAAATTCGCATAATATTATAACTGTTTATTAGGAAGTAGGTGAAGATGAAAAACTATTTAGAACAATTGGTAAAAATAGCTCAAAAGAATGGATATATAACCTATGATGCTATTAATGATATTTTACCTGCAGAGGCTATTGACCCTGAAGAAGTAGAGAAGATTATAGAGTTTTTGGAAGAAAATAATATTTCTCTTGTTGAGGAAGAGGAATTAAAGAAAGAGAAGGAGTTAGGTAAAGAAGAAGAATTAGTCAAAAAAGAAGAAGGTATAAGTAGAGAACCAGTTACGGCTTATTTGCAGGAAATAGGGGCATATAGTCTTCTTACTCAAGAACGAGAGCAGGAGTTAACTAAGCGTATTCGCAAAGGATACAATACAATTATGTCTCTTATTTTACATAGTAAATTGAATTATCCTGAAATTCAAAAACTCAAACTCCAAGTTCAGGAGTGGAGACGGAAAGATATAGCTCCTAAACGGAAACATTTGGATACAGTGGTAAAAATTATCACGGATTTGAGTAAAAAGTATCAAGACCCTGATTTAAAAAAACTAGCACAAAGAATTAAAAGACTTGAACACAAGGTGAGGATTGCTCGTGATGAGATGATTGGTGCCAACTTACGTTTGGTAGTGAGTATTGCTAAGAGGTATGTAGGTCAAGGACTGAATCTTTCTGATTTAATCCAAGAAGGAAATCTGGGTTTAATGAAGGCCATTTTTCGCTTTGATTATAAAAAAGGTCATCGGTTTAGTACTTATGCTACCTGGTGGATTAGACAATCTATTACGCGTGCCATATTGGATAAGGCCAAGACAATACGGTTACCTGTCCATTTTGTAGAGTTGAAAAATCAAGTATTAAAGGCATTTTACGAGTTGCTTAAAGAAGAAGGGAGGGAGCCTACTCCCATAGACCTGGCTAAAAAGACAGGTTTAAGTTTAGAAAAGGTCACCTCCATTTTATCTTCAGTCAAAGAGCCTGCATCCTTAGAATCTCCTATTGGAGACGAAGATAGTACCCTAAAGGATTTTATTGAGGATTTAAGGGTGATTTCTCCTTTTGATGCTGTGACTCATGCTGAACTTTCCACTAAACTTCAAATAATTTTGGCCACTCTTACTCCTAGAGAGCAAGAAATCCTAAGATTGCGTTTTGGATTAGGTGGCGGAAGTGAGTATACTTTAGAAGAAATTGGAAGAAGGTTTAAGGTCTCACGGGAAAGGATTAGGCAAATTGAAAAAAGGGCCTTACAAAAATTGAGGATGGCTTCTGAAAATTTTAATTTAGACTTGGAAAACTTTCTCTAAGTCTCTCTCTTTTCTTAAATGATTTGTGTCCTGGGAGCAACTTACAAAGAAATTTCTCTTCTTTTGTCTTCATTGGTTAATGTTCAATCACTTAACCTAGGTAAAAGTTGTTTATGGCAGGGCAAAATAAAAAAACAAAATTTAATCGTGGCTCTTACAGGCATAGGGCCTGTTAATGCTGCTTATCTAACCACTCTTTTATTAGAGAAATATCCAATAAAGATGGTTGTTCTGACTGGTTGTGGTGGTGCTTTTCCAGGGATAGGATTGGAATTAGGTAATATTGCCTTGGCAAATGAAGAAATTTGGGCAGAAGCTGGGGCGTATACTGAGGAAGGCTGGCGTTCTTTAGCTGAAATTAATTTGCCCTATTGGGATAAAGAAGGCAAGAGACTATTTCATCGCTTCTCCTTGAAAGGATTGCACACTGAGTTTTTTGGGAAAGAGATTTCAAACTTATTATCTAGCGAAACATTCAAGATTGGCCCTTTTATTACTGTTTTAGCCTCCACAGGTAATCAACAAAGATTGAAGGTCTTAAAACAGCGATTTCCAGAAGGAATCTGTGAGAATATGGAAGGAGCGGCCGTGGCTCAGATTTGCCAGATGTATAAGCTTCCTTTTTTGGAAATACGTGGAATAAGCAATTTTCTGGGAGAATATCGGAGATCAAACTGGGAAATTGATTTGGCCACCAATAATGTTCAAAAAATCATAATAGAACTTTTAGAAAGGCATCAAAAATGGCCCTTTTAAGTCTGGGATTTTCTCCCTGTCCCAATGATACCTTTATGTTTGCTGGGTTAGCCAATGGTTGGGTAAGGGGAGACTTAAAATTCAAGATTATTATTTCAGATGTAGAAACACTAAATGACTTAGTAATGAGACAAAAGATAGATATCTCTAAAATTTCTTGTCATTCTCTATATTATATTCAAAATAAATATTGTTTTCTTTCTGTAGGGGCAGCCTTAGGATATGGGTGTGGGCCACTTTTAATAACTCGTCCCGAATTAAGTTTGAATGACCTTCCCTCAGCTACTATTGCTATTCCAGGGAAATACACCACTGCTTATTTACTTTTGCGACTTTATGCTCCTTATCTGAAGGAAAAACAGGTAATATTTTTACCATTTGATCAAATTATAGAAAATGTTTACACAAAAAAGGCGGATTTTGGCCTTCTTATCCACGAGGGCCGCTTTGTTTATTCTAAATATGGATTAAAGTCTGTGTTAGATTTGGGTAAATGGTGGGAAAACCAAACCCATTTACCTTTA contains these protein-coding regions:
- a CDS encoding integron integrase; the encoded protein is MAKHHSHQQTKSRLLDQVHNVLRLKHYSYRTEEAYVQWIKRFIVFNGKRHPEEMGEKEVSQFLTWLATKKKVAASTQNQALCALLFLYKKVLKKDFGWLDDVERAKKPSRLPVVFTREEIRAILARLDGSKWIMANLLYGSGLRLMECLRLRVKDIEFDYSQIIVRDAKGSKDRVTILPEKLKEPLKRHLEKVKVLHEQDLKEGFGRVYLPFALARKYPNAEKEWGWQYVFPSKKRSIDPRSGIERRHHVDASVLQRAIKYAIREAKIAKPGNCHTFRHSFAAHLLENGYDIRTVQELLGHKDVKTTMIYTHVIKKGGRGVQSPLDVLL
- a CDS encoding right-handed parallel beta-helix repeat-containing protein, whose protein sequence is MKKLFALIFPILLFWMLQKTNALATSAINIQQTVRNTSDLIKVEKIINSGKFTKLTINVKANTYILYDTFRINQSNVSIIVEPGTKVVLADHINKPVIAIGSQEQTPTTTIENIYISGNGVEIDGNKANQDREVEQDRPWIRNNCIDVRSVRRLTIENVVVHDARSGGLVVSWGSSDIHIINSSFNNNFFDGVAYYDSERIYTNSCSMISNNNAAISLDNNLRDSIFSDCIADSNGDVGIFIRYSKQVRFNNCVIKNSGSYAAFLSHDESGNGVHDIMFSGCQILNNQNGGIYVASTEDKSAYTSVVGCVFRGNGGDAIISDGSVIWQAANIIME
- a CDS encoding DUF2726 domain-containing protein, producing the protein MSTIFDSESERRAYSTIRTRWSRFLDVYPHIPVRKALGYDRLRTLSISDRAKEYLLKTEFDFVVCDRSGSPILVVEFDGLSHGFSRDGEYCQVLQTGDQHRKLKLDAKIGACESSDLPIVVVSYPETEPFADPDCPVTVLDAVIGEVITERKRQQLVASRSDHLGAALEDDPSGETTDSLLLEIEVIAEQENPIRCRIREMQNGLPVSFGEQFHPLKDRPGYVGARRSIIGGIEVREQKLRQQILLNYDVYVRPVNCSGCDPFHLANLLAEYGLTRKAIRMVGTSSQEWQKLQAETPWTDEPSEG
- a CDS encoding flavodoxin family protein is translated as MKILILNGSPRKKGTVATLLKAVVEGINKNHEVEWIDVYDLKMKPCIACMKCRPDGECVQTEDDAHIIGRKIKDAGGLIVGTPTHWGNMSSQLKLLFDRNVPVFMGEKANGFPIPRHKGKPAAIITACTTPWPFNFIAAESRGAIRAVRKVLHYGGYKIIGKVVKPGTKKNPKIAQKLFDKAKSIGRKF
- a CDS encoding sigma-70 family RNA polymerase sigma factor; this encodes MKNYLEQLVKIAQKNGYITYDAINDILPAEAIDPEEVEKIIEFLEENNISLVEEEELKKEKELGKEEELVKKEEGISREPVTAYLQEIGAYSLLTQEREQELTKRIRKGYNTIMSLILHSKLNYPEIQKLKLQVQEWRRKDIAPKRKHLDTVVKIITDLSKKYQDPDLKKLAQRIKRLEHKVRIARDEMIGANLRLVVSIAKRYVGQGLNLSDLIQEGNLGLMKAIFRFDYKKGHRFSTYATWWIRQSITRAILDKAKTIRLPVHFVELKNQVLKAFYELLKEEGREPTPIDLAKKTGLSLEKVTSILSSVKEPASLESPIGDEDSTLKDFIEDLRVISPFDAVTHAELSTKLQIILATLTPREQEILRLRFGLGGGSEYTLEEIGRRFKVSRERIRQIEKRALQKLRMASENFNLDLENFL
- a CDS encoding CopG family antitoxin: MSQNKTSISKKSSYQEIGEFWNTHDLSEFWDQTKPAKFEVDIQTQRIYYPIDSELSDYILELARKRGISPETLINLWISEKIRQEKETA
- a CDS encoding menaquinone biosynthesis family protein, with the protein product MALLSLGFSPCPNDTFMFAGLANGWVRGDLKFKIIISDVETLNDLVMRQKIDISKISCHSLYYIQNKYCFLSVGAALGYGCGPLLITRPELSLNDLPSATIAIPGKYTTAYLLLRLYAPYLKEKQVIFLPFDQIIENVYTKKADFGLLIHEGRFVYSKYGLKSVLDLGKWWENQTHLPLPLGGIVAKKSLGPDKIEIFTQMLRESILFAYAHPGKVMKYVKKYAAYLEDEIIKQHIELYVNQFSLNLGEQGRRAVQTLMAHIEKREVSESLFCNQV
- the mqnB gene encoding futalosine hydrolase — encoded protein: MICVLGATYKEISLLLSSLVNVQSLNLGKSCLWQGKIKKQNLIVALTGIGPVNAAYLTTLLLEKYPIKMVVLTGCGGAFPGIGLELGNIALANEEIWAEAGAYTEEGWRSLAEINLPYWDKEGKRLFHRFSLKGLHTEFFGKEISNLLSSETFKIGPFITVLASTGNQQRLKVLKQRFPEGICENMEGAAVAQICQMYKLPFLEIRGISNFLGEYRRSNWEIDLATNNVQKIIIELLERHQKWPF
- a CDS encoding TMEM165/GDT1 family protein; protein product: MTFKIFLTIFTTVLFAELGDKTQLATLLFTTNKENSKIIIFCAAALALIVATGIAVLIGNAVAKYN